One window of the Silurus meridionalis isolate SWU-2019-XX chromosome 24, ASM1480568v1, whole genome shotgun sequence genome contains the following:
- the LOC124378306 gene encoding OX-2 membrane glycoprotein-like: MVNVKKTTDNLKSKNTSWFQCMTKMCRCVSVYLWLAVIMFPTLQAEVSAPAQLQATLGHPVTLGCNLTIGNGEDLKQVRWLDLHNKSVLYYQPNKPGSLIKREGVELIDQHIDRSSFVIERTKLGDEGCYTCVFDVYPSGQQKRTICLSLNAKAESMGNKTAVHGKQVTLSCTYALANRVHQILWKKTTEQGDTIIVASVTKSGNMSVELPFRERVKLSKTLGNSQLTIDPVHMEDEGCYTCDFHTYPGGSKSVTACLAVYILPKPEVSYTTTENGVIQANCSAVSRPPADLVWNVEGYNLTLAHSETSVYPQGDGTTLVVTTIQFQSQLLDEEQVTCTALHKGLETSISVSLNKAGYRNIIIISAAFAVLVLLICLCLSMKRR, encoded by the exons ATGGTCAATGTGAAGAAGACAACTGacaatttaaaaagcaaaaatacatCTTGGTTTCAGTGTATG actAAAATGTGTAGGTGTGTCTCTGTGTACCTGTGGTTGGCTGTGATAATGTTTCCTACACTGCAAG CTGAAGTGAGTGCCCCGGCTCAGCTACAGGCAACACTGGGCCACCCTGTTACTCTTGGCTGTAACTTGACCATAGGAAACGGTGAAGATCTCAAACAGGTTCGCTGGTTGGATTTGCACAACAAAAGTGTCCTCTATTACCAACCTAATAAGCCTGGCAGCCTCATCAAGCGAGAGGGTGTGGAGCTTATCGACCAGCATATTGACAGAAGTTCTTTTGTCATTGAAAGAACCAAGCTGGGTGATGAAGGCTGCTACACATGTGTGTTCGACGTGTACCCATCTGGACAGCAGAAGAGGACGATATGCCTTTCTTTAAATG cAAAAGCAGAGTCCATGGGCAACAAGACAGCAGTGCATGGGAAGCAAGTAACACTCTCGTGTACCTACGCACTTGCCAACAGAGTCCATCAGATCCTGTGGAAGAAAACGACAGAGCAGGGTGACACCATCATTGTAGCCTCTGTGACCAAGAGCGGCAACATGAGCGTAGAGCTACCATTCCGGGAGCGTGTGAAGCTCAGCAAGACGTTGGGGAACAGCCAGTTAACCATAGACCCCGTTCACATGGAAGATGAAGGCTGTTATACCTGTGATTTCCACACGTACCCGGGAGGTTCGAAGAGTGTCACGGCATGTCTTGCTGTCTACA TCCTGCCCAAACCTGAGGTGAGCTACACCACCACAGAGAATGGAGTAATCCAGGCCAACTGCTCGGCTGTGTCTCGTCCTCCTGCAGATCTCGTCTGGAATGTGGAGGGTTATAACCTCACACTGGCCCACTCCGAGACCTCAGTTTACCCGCAGGGAGACGGCACTACACTGGTGGTCACCACCATACAGTTTCAGTCCCAGTTGTTGGATGAGGAGCAAGTGACATGTACAGCGCTTCATAAAGGCCTGGAGACGAGCATTTCTGTATCCCTGAACAAGG CTGGATATagaaacatcatcatcatctcggCTGCTTTTGCGGTGCTTGTACTGCTCATATGCCTATGTTTGAGCATGAAGAGACGATAA
- the LOC124378218 gene encoding extensin-like isoform X2 translates to MANDSFRPVTHQPQFHLMHNSVIPPQSYPMHNPVIPPQSYPMHNPVMPPQSYPMHNPVMPPQSYPMHNPVMPLQSYPMHNPVMPLQSYPVAHHFLPQQFYGARMMLAMQTQFIPLVQQNPAAIHETFSHANGYMNAGGFYFTPQPLQHNLPCLVKRQHKPIRIQEPDDGDRDITLDELLGGKPASSMTALPVTDKGVQVSEPEPQFVSEPEPQFVCEPEPQFVYEPEPQFVYEPEPQFVYEPEPQFVCEPEPQFVWNPDVQFVWMPDPQPVWEPKPPFMCEPEPQFVWKPDPQPMSEPEPQVMCEPEPQFVCEPEPQPMWKTEPEPVCEPEPQPVCEPEPQPVCEPEPQPMCEPEPQPVCEPEPQFVCEPEPQEEEYKKKEQSEQVVEQNEQLAPKKPTWAEILKGEKQTKNVKKIREKKTKTEKAEVHKQQEKQQLSKHERKEENKKEKQSEDVVEQNKQVAPSTLSTPKIATWAEIVMVNKQTEKTQEQKKQDKQKLSANAQKSSLSKNTKKVELYIWNLDYSVDNKRLYKEFHPFGTIIHAKVMMEDGRSRGFGYVSFSSQAEALTAIKEMNGKMLERRPLNVSLSKVKKNHKPYHTQGKQNTESSRPSKPRQSPRVDA, encoded by the exons ATG GCAAACGATTCCTTCAGACCTGTTACACACCAACCACAATTCCACCTCATGCATAATTCTGTTATCCCACCCCAGTCCTACCCCATGCATAATCCTGTTATCCCACCCCAGTCCTACCCCATGCATAATCCTGTTATGCCACCCCAGTCCTACCCCATGCATAATCCTGTTATGCCACCCCAGTCCTACCCCATGCATAATCCTGTTATGCCACTCCAGTCCTACCCCATGCATAATCCTGTTATGCCACTCCAGTCCTACCCAGTGGCCCACCACTTCCTGCCACAACAATTCTATGGGGCACGCATGATGTTGGCGATGCAAACCCAATTCATCCCACTGGTCCAG CAGAATCCAGCAGCCATACATGAGACCTTTTCCCATGCTAATGGTTACATGAATG ctggaGGGTTTTATTTCACGCCTCAGCCTCTTCAGCACAACCTGCCATGTCTGGTCAAAAGGCAGCATAAACCA ATTAGAATTCAAGAACCTGATGATGGAGACCGAGATATCACCCTAGATGAGCTTCTAGGAGGGAAACCTGCGTCCTCTATGACAGCACTTCCT gtcACAGATAAAGGTGTTCAGGTGTCTGAGCCTGAACCTCAGTTCGTGTCTGAGCCTGAACCTCAGTTCGTGTGTGAGCCTGAACCTCAGTTCGTGTATGAGCCTGAACCTCAGTTCGTGTATGAGCCTGAACCTCAGTTCGTGTATGAGCCTGAACCTCAGTTCGTGTGTGAGCCTGAACCTCAGTTTGTGTGGAACCCTGATGTTCAGTTTGTGTGGATGCCTGATCCTCAGCCCGTGTGGGAGCCTAAACCTCCGTTTATGTGTGAGCCTGAACCTCAGTTTGTGTGGAAGCCTGATCCTCAGCCCATGTCTGAGCCTGAACCTCAGGTTATGTGTGAGCCTGAAcctcagtttgtgtgtgagccTGAACCTCAGCCTATGTGGAAGACCGAACCTGAGCCCGTGTGTGAGCCTGAACCTCAGCCCGTGTGTGAGCCTGAACCTCAGCCCGTGTGTGAGCCTGAACCTCAGCCCATGTGTGAGCCTGAACCTCAGCCCGTGTGTGAGCCTGAACCTCAGTTCGTGTGTGAGCCTGAACCTCAGGAGGAAGAGTACAAGAAGAAGGAGCAGAGTGAGCAAGTCGTGGAGCAGAACGAACAACTTGCTCCAAAAAAACCAACATGGGCAGAAATTTTAAAGGGTGAAAAGCAGACAAAGAACGTTAAGAAGATCAGGGAGAAGAAAACAAAGACTGAGAAAGCTGAAGTTCACAAGCagcaagaaaaacaacagcTGTCTAAG CATGAACGCAAGGAAGAGAACAAGAAGGAAAAGCAGAGTGAGGACGTCGTGGAGCAGAACAAGCAAGTTGCCCCGTCCACCCTCTCAACTCCTAAAATAGCTACATGGGCAGAAATTGTGATGGTCAATAAGCAGACGGAGAAGACTCAAGAGCAAAAGAAACAAGACAAACAAAAGCTGTCTGCAAACGCACAGAAATCTTCCCTCAGCAAGAACACTAAG AAAGTAGAGCTTTACATCTGGAACCTCGACTACAGCGTGGACAACAAGCGCCTGTACAAGGAGTTCCACCCATTCGGAACCATCATCCACGCCAAG GTGATGATGGAGGACGGCCGCTCCAGGGGATTTGGCTATGTCAGCTTTTCCTCACAAGCCGAAGCATTAACAGCCATTAAAGAAATGAACGGGAAGATGTTGGAACGAAGGCCATTGAATGTGTCTCTCtctaaagtaaaaaagaatCATAAGCCTTACCACACTCagggaaaacaaaacacagagagTAGCCGACCATCCAAACCCCGACAGAGTCCTCGCGTCGACGCATAG
- the LOC124378218 gene encoding extensin-like isoform X1, whose amino-acid sequence MANDSFRPVTHQPQFHLMHNSVIPPQSYPMHNPVIPPQSYPMHNPVMPPQSYPMHNPVMPPQSYPMHNPVMPLQSYPMHNPVMPLQSYPVAHHFLPQQFYGARMMLAMQTQFIPLVQQQNPAAIHETFSHANGYMNAGGFYFTPQPLQHNLPCLVKRQHKPIRIQEPDDGDRDITLDELLGGKPASSMTALPVTDKGVQVSEPEPQFVSEPEPQFVCEPEPQFVYEPEPQFVYEPEPQFVYEPEPQFVCEPEPQFVWNPDVQFVWMPDPQPVWEPKPPFMCEPEPQFVWKPDPQPMSEPEPQVMCEPEPQFVCEPEPQPMWKTEPEPVCEPEPQPVCEPEPQPVCEPEPQPMCEPEPQPVCEPEPQFVCEPEPQEEEYKKKEQSEQVVEQNEQLAPKKPTWAEILKGEKQTKNVKKIREKKTKTEKAEVHKQQEKQQLSKHERKEENKKEKQSEDVVEQNKQVAPSTLSTPKIATWAEIVMVNKQTEKTQEQKKQDKQKLSANAQKSSLSKNTKKVELYIWNLDYSVDNKRLYKEFHPFGTIIHAKVMMEDGRSRGFGYVSFSSQAEALTAIKEMNGKMLERRPLNVSLSKVKKNHKPYHTQGKQNTESSRPSKPRQSPRVDA is encoded by the exons ATG GCAAACGATTCCTTCAGACCTGTTACACACCAACCACAATTCCACCTCATGCATAATTCTGTTATCCCACCCCAGTCCTACCCCATGCATAATCCTGTTATCCCACCCCAGTCCTACCCCATGCATAATCCTGTTATGCCACCCCAGTCCTACCCCATGCATAATCCTGTTATGCCACCCCAGTCCTACCCCATGCATAATCCTGTTATGCCACTCCAGTCCTACCCCATGCATAATCCTGTTATGCCACTCCAGTCCTACCCAGTGGCCCACCACTTCCTGCCACAACAATTCTATGGGGCACGCATGATGTTGGCGATGCAAACCCAATTCATCCCACTGGTCCAG CAGCAGAATCCAGCAGCCATACATGAGACCTTTTCCCATGCTAATGGTTACATGAATG ctggaGGGTTTTATTTCACGCCTCAGCCTCTTCAGCACAACCTGCCATGTCTGGTCAAAAGGCAGCATAAACCA ATTAGAATTCAAGAACCTGATGATGGAGACCGAGATATCACCCTAGATGAGCTTCTAGGAGGGAAACCTGCGTCCTCTATGACAGCACTTCCT gtcACAGATAAAGGTGTTCAGGTGTCTGAGCCTGAACCTCAGTTCGTGTCTGAGCCTGAACCTCAGTTCGTGTGTGAGCCTGAACCTCAGTTCGTGTATGAGCCTGAACCTCAGTTCGTGTATGAGCCTGAACCTCAGTTCGTGTATGAGCCTGAACCTCAGTTCGTGTGTGAGCCTGAACCTCAGTTTGTGTGGAACCCTGATGTTCAGTTTGTGTGGATGCCTGATCCTCAGCCCGTGTGGGAGCCTAAACCTCCGTTTATGTGTGAGCCTGAACCTCAGTTTGTGTGGAAGCCTGATCCTCAGCCCATGTCTGAGCCTGAACCTCAGGTTATGTGTGAGCCTGAAcctcagtttgtgtgtgagccTGAACCTCAGCCTATGTGGAAGACCGAACCTGAGCCCGTGTGTGAGCCTGAACCTCAGCCCGTGTGTGAGCCTGAACCTCAGCCCGTGTGTGAGCCTGAACCTCAGCCCATGTGTGAGCCTGAACCTCAGCCCGTGTGTGAGCCTGAACCTCAGTTCGTGTGTGAGCCTGAACCTCAGGAGGAAGAGTACAAGAAGAAGGAGCAGAGTGAGCAAGTCGTGGAGCAGAACGAACAACTTGCTCCAAAAAAACCAACATGGGCAGAAATTTTAAAGGGTGAAAAGCAGACAAAGAACGTTAAGAAGATCAGGGAGAAGAAAACAAAGACTGAGAAAGCTGAAGTTCACAAGCagcaagaaaaacaacagcTGTCTAAG CATGAACGCAAGGAAGAGAACAAGAAGGAAAAGCAGAGTGAGGACGTCGTGGAGCAGAACAAGCAAGTTGCCCCGTCCACCCTCTCAACTCCTAAAATAGCTACATGGGCAGAAATTGTGATGGTCAATAAGCAGACGGAGAAGACTCAAGAGCAAAAGAAACAAGACAAACAAAAGCTGTCTGCAAACGCACAGAAATCTTCCCTCAGCAAGAACACTAAG AAAGTAGAGCTTTACATCTGGAACCTCGACTACAGCGTGGACAACAAGCGCCTGTACAAGGAGTTCCACCCATTCGGAACCATCATCCACGCCAAG GTGATGATGGAGGACGGCCGCTCCAGGGGATTTGGCTATGTCAGCTTTTCCTCACAAGCCGAAGCATTAACAGCCATTAAAGAAATGAACGGGAAGATGTTGGAACGAAGGCCATTGAATGTGTCTCTCtctaaagtaaaaaagaatCATAAGCCTTACCACACTCagggaaaacaaaacacagagagTAGCCGACCATCCAAACCCCGACAGAGTCCTCGCGTCGACGCATAG
- the tpt1 gene encoding translationally-controlled tumor protein homolog: MIIYKDIITGDEMFSDIYKIKESENGMMIEVEGKMISRAEGDIDDSLIGGNASAEIQDEGCESALVSGVDIVLNHKLQETSYDKKSYTGYIKDYMKAVKAKLQETCPGRVEPFMANAPAEVKKILGNIKNFQFFTGESMNPDGSIGLLDFREDGVTPYMLFFKDGLEIEKC, encoded by the exons ATGATCATCTACAAGGATATCATCACCG gagACGAGATGTTCTCAGACATCTACAAAATCAAAGAGTCGGAGAATGGCATGATGATCGAAGTCGAGGGAAAG ATGATCAGCAGAGCAGAGGGTGACATCGATGATTCGCTGATCGGTGGCAACGCGTCCGCAGAGATCCAGGACGAGGGTTGCGAGTCGGCGTTGGTCAGTGGAGTCGACATCGTCCTCAACCACAAGCTCCAGGAAACCAGCTACGACAAGAAGTCTTACACCGGATACATCAAGGACTACATGAAGGC GGTAAAGGCCAAACTGCAGGAAACATGTCCTGGACGGGTAGAGCCTTTCATGGCTAATGCTCCAGCTGAGGTCAAGAAAATTCTAGGCAACATCAAGAACTTCCAG TTTTTCACAGGTGAATCCATGAACCCGGACGGCTCGATCGGTCTTCTCGACTTCCGCGAGGACGGAGTGACGCCGTACATGCTCTTCTTCAAAGACGGTCTTGAGATTGAGAAATGC TAA
- the gtf2f2a gene encoding general transcription factor IIF subunit 2 isoform X1, with translation MSDRGDVDLTGAKQNTGVWLVKVPKYLAQQWAKAPGRGEVGKLRIGKNQGKAEVSFTLNEDLTTIEGMGEKASMVRAPREHPFTLQTVGGQTLTVFTETSSGQSDAEGSGSGTGTVPDKLALEGVVVQRAECRPAANENYMRLKRLQIEESSKPHRFSQQLEKAVTTNYKPVANHAYNLDYEKKKKEEGKRARADRQQVLDMLFSAFEKHQFYNIKDLVDITKQPVIYLKEILRDIGIYNVKGTHKNTWELKPEYRHYQNEEKSD, from the exons ATGTCAGACAGAGGAGACGTGGATTTAACCGGAGCTAAACAAAACACTGGGGTCTGGTTGGTTAAA GTCCCGAAGTATTTGGCTCAACAATGGGCCAAAGCACCTGGACGTGGAGAAGTCGGAAAACTCCGAATCGGGAA GAACCAGGGGAAGGCGGAG GTGTCTTTCACTCTGAACGAGGATTTGACTACGATAGAAGGAATGGGGGAAAAGGCATCTATGGTGCGAGCGCCTCGGGAACACCCGTTCACCCTGCAGACGGTCGGTGGACAGACCCTGACTGTCTTCACTGAGACGTCCTCAG GCCAGTCAGATGCTGAGGGCAGCGGTTCAGGTACTGGTACAGTCCCAG ACAAATTGGCCCTGGAGGGCGTGGTGGTGCAGAGAGCCGAGTGCAGACCAGCCGCCAACGAGAACTACATGAGATTGAAAAG GCTCCAGATCGAAGAGTCGTCGAAGCCACACCGGTTTTCTCAGCAGCTGGAAAAAGCCGTCACAACTAACTACAAACCTGTTGCCAACCATGCTTATAAT CTGGATtatgagaaaaagaagaaggaagaaggcAAAAGAGCTCGAGCAGACAGGCAGCAGGTGCTGGACATGCTCTTTTCTGCCTTCGAGAAGCACCAATTTTACAACATTAAAGACCTTGTGGACATCACCAAACAGCCTGTG aTTTACCTGAAGGAGATCCTGCGTGACATCGGCATCTACAATGTGAAGGGAACTCACAAGAACACCTGGGAGCTGAAGCCTGAATACAGACATTACCAGAACGAGGAAAAGAGTGACTGA
- the gtf2f2a gene encoding general transcription factor IIF subunit 2 isoform X2, giving the protein MSDRGDVDLTGAKQNTGVWLVKVPKYLAQQWAKAPGRGEVGKLRIGKNQGKAEVSFTLNEDLTTIEGMGEKASMVRAPREHPFTLQTVGGQTLTVFTETSSDKLALEGVVVQRAECRPAANENYMRLKRLQIEESSKPHRFSQQLEKAVTTNYKPVANHAYNLDYEKKKKEEGKRARADRQQVLDMLFSAFEKHQFYNIKDLVDITKQPVIYLKEILRDIGIYNVKGTHKNTWELKPEYRHYQNEEKSD; this is encoded by the exons ATGTCAGACAGAGGAGACGTGGATTTAACCGGAGCTAAACAAAACACTGGGGTCTGGTTGGTTAAA GTCCCGAAGTATTTGGCTCAACAATGGGCCAAAGCACCTGGACGTGGAGAAGTCGGAAAACTCCGAATCGGGAA GAACCAGGGGAAGGCGGAG GTGTCTTTCACTCTGAACGAGGATTTGACTACGATAGAAGGAATGGGGGAAAAGGCATCTATGGTGCGAGCGCCTCGGGAACACCCGTTCACCCTGCAGACGGTCGGTGGACAGACCCTGACTGTCTTCACTGAGACGTCCTCAG ACAAATTGGCCCTGGAGGGCGTGGTGGTGCAGAGAGCCGAGTGCAGACCAGCCGCCAACGAGAACTACATGAGATTGAAAAG GCTCCAGATCGAAGAGTCGTCGAAGCCACACCGGTTTTCTCAGCAGCTGGAAAAAGCCGTCACAACTAACTACAAACCTGTTGCCAACCATGCTTATAAT CTGGATtatgagaaaaagaagaaggaagaaggcAAAAGAGCTCGAGCAGACAGGCAGCAGGTGCTGGACATGCTCTTTTCTGCCTTCGAGAAGCACCAATTTTACAACATTAAAGACCTTGTGGACATCACCAAACAGCCTGTG aTTTACCTGAAGGAGATCCTGCGTGACATCGGCATCTACAATGTGAAGGGAACTCACAAGAACACCTGGGAGCTGAAGCCTGAATACAGACATTACCAGAACGAGGAAAAGAGTGACTGA